CAAAAATGATTATGTAAGAAACGTAAACATCAGGAGGGTATGTCACAGAAACGATGATGTACTCTTGCAGTAGACCACTAACTCTAAATATACAGAATATACTTGATAAAAGAATATCCGTCCTTGAGGTTGGACTAAAATTAAACTCTGCCTCAGCAGATGTGTCTCCCAATCGCAATAACTCGGCTAGTCTTTCAAAAGCCCCAGGACCACGACCAATTTCCACCAAAGAAATCTCGTTAGAAGCCTGTTGAGGCGTGCTTTCTGAGCTTAATTCACAGGAAGGAGCATGTTGTCCTGTACGTAACGCCCAAATAAAGCTAGGACAACGCACACTTGGGAAAAACAATCCCTCAGCTCCTGAAGAATAAGCCAGAGTTGTGACTTCAGAACGGGTAAATCCGCTCCAGTCAAACAGTGTAGTCACATCTCCTGACACTCTAAAATGGGCAGCGTTACTTCCTGTAACATATACTGTAGGAGCAATCCCAATGACCTTCACCCGCTCACCATAAGGCGTGTGATGCAATACCTCCTCAACTATAGCCCCGCCATCACCATAAAATATGATTATATGATGTTTATTCTCGTTGTCAGGATGAGAGAAGAAGTGTTCCAAGGAGTCGAGCAATGCCTGACATATGGGACTAGAAGAGGTAACACTAGGTCTTCGTAATAATCGAGAGCAAAACCCCCCCCCCCGTCCAGAATTATACAACAGACGTACAGGTTCACCACGGACCTCACTAAGGTACAAGGACTCACCTTGAGCTTCTAGTAAAGTTTGAGCACTCCCATTAACGTAGGTAACACACACCTCATGAGCTCTTGGTATCTCTGCATTTGGATCAAAAATACTCACAGCTTCAAAAACATCTACATCTCCCCCTATAAAAACGTCAGGTTCTCCAAACGTCAAACAATGTATGCGTTCAGCAGTCTGTTGAGACGAGGATGCCTCAGCATTACTCACAGGTGGGGGAGAATCTGCTAAACTGATATTTTCTATACTTGATCTTCCATCAAGACTGACAGTCACAACCATAACAACATTCAACTACAATATAGAGTAATAGGTATTCATAAACTTAGGTGCAGAGAAAGAAATCGTCGTCTTCTCCAGCTTTCTTCTGTACTGAGATTCTCACTTTATTCTGTAAATCAAACCTAGAAATGCGGCTATGTTTATGGCGTAGTCTTCCGTACACATAGAACCGCATTTTTTAAGAGATAATGAAGACAAAAGAACTTTATAAGCGTCATGTTATAGAAATTCGCATCTGTAAAATTGGTGCAAAGCTTTGATCTATTCTAACTATTTGATTTAGAGCTTTTTAAGCTATAGAATACATATCTGAGCGAAAATCCAAAAACTCTTATAAATTTATCAAACTGTGGTATGCATTATCTTTTATGCGTTACTATCTCTCTAGCGTATCTTTCGCGTTTCCATGCGAGTTCTCTATCTGCTTTTTCTTTCTGCCAAGAAAAGAGATCTTTTTTAAATTCTAATTCTTTTTCTCGCATTTCGAGATCTTTGTACGCATATTCTATATCTTTGGAATGTCGATAGGCGTGCCAAACATGAGCTATCTGATCAAGCTTTTGTAATAAAGAATCAAACGAAAGGTCTTCTCTATTCAAATCGTCAGCAGGCACACGTAAGGAGGAAAAAATATCGCTACATGCTTGTAGAATTCTCTTACCTGAGGGCAACTCTTTGATGAGTTCTACAGCTTGTTGACTATTTTCTAATTCTATATTTTCGTTTTTACATATAAGAACGAGATCGTGGTATAAATCTTGGCTCTCTTCTACCAATACTTGAAATAAAGAATCGAGCTGACTGGCTAGAGTTTCTCTCTCCTCATCAGTCATAGAATCAAAACAGCTATCTATACTAGAGTTCTGATGTTCAACAGATTTTTCCCTAATCGTCTCTACATCTTCAGTGGTTGTATGACTGTAGGATACTATAGGACAAAACGTGAAGGCTAAACTATAAATAAACAATCTTTTAATCATACCTACTCTTATTCTTCTTTAATCTGAACTCATTCACTCTAAGTCAACGCGCAGCATAGGGAATAAAAAACGAAAAAGCCAACCCGCAATTTATTACAAATACAACCACAGAAGTTCACACGAATATGAATGCATCCATCTACCTTATAGGTAAAACGATTAAGAACAGCTTCTTAACTCATTTCTAAATTACTATATTTTCTCTGCTTTTACTCTTTTGCCTCTAGAGGACTACACATACATAAAATATGTAGAACACAAGAAATCGATATGTACACCACTGTCATAAACATCAGCATAGAGTGATAAACGAAAGCACACATCCGCATAAGTCCTGTTCTAAATAACAACTTACTCAGTCGACCGAATTTGAGCATTTCTAAAATGAAATACAAAAAACCTGATTTGCAAGTTACCAGACTATGCTCTATTTTCAATGGGCATATCCGTTGCACAGCTTGAATAGGGAGTAGAGGGACTTTAGTGTATCGATGCATCCGTAATCAATTTAGAGGGAAAGCAATAGCAAGCAGAAAAAATGCAACACAAGTTATTTAAAATCAACAAGAAAGAGTCATGATTTTCTGCTATATAAATCACTGAAAATGAGTGCTTTTTCACTAAGAGCTAGACGTGAGCACATGAGTATTTCCATTGCGCCATTTTTTTTATAATTTCTGGTATAGATTCCGCGCATTGTAAGTCCTGAATGGATAAAGGCAAGCGCAACGTGTTATGTGCAATCACCTGCTTGTAAGCCAATAGTGCTTTAATAGCAATAGGGTTCGTTGTCTGATTCAGCCAAGAAGAAACTTCTCGCCACAAGTCCGCACGATACTGGTGATGAGGATCTTCAACCCACTCACGTGCCTCTTTTGGCCAGATATTAGATAGAACGGAAATTAATCCCCGTGCTCCACACTCATACATTTGTGGCCATAGGCCATCGTCACCACAATAAAGAACAAAGTCAGAACTCATCTGTGCGTATTCTTGACAATGTTTAATCGACCCTCCGGAGTCTTTCAAACCATAGAAAAAAGGGTGAGCAGCCAGAGAGCGTACTGTGTCCAAATATAATGTTGTTCCTGATCTAGAGGGAATGTTGTAGAGAATTGCAGGCTTGTTTGCTTTGTTTAACAGAGATTCAAACCAAAGAGTCTGACCATGTACTCCGGGCTTAGTATAAATAGGGGTAGTGATTAAAAAACCGTAAATAGGATACGACTGGCATGTATGGATCCACTCTGAAGCTTCATGTAGTGATGTTCCTGGGACACCAACAATTATGGGAACCTTCAAATTTAAAGAACATGCATAGGAAACTAAGGATTCTTTTTCCTTTGCTGTCATGGATAGGCTTTCTCCGGTACTACCAAGAAGAACAACGCCATGGCTTTCTCTCTCTTGAAAACGCAAGAGATTTTCAAAGCTTAAGAAATCTATAGAATGATCAGGTAAGAAAGGCGTAACAGAAGCTGTGAGTAATTTCATAGTAATCAGCGGTTATACTACAGAAAACTTCTGCTTAACATAATCATTATGGAGTTGTTCTACAACATTTCCTGCAAGATTTTCAGGAACGACTAAGCTTAATGCCATACAGCTTTGGCAACAGCAAAAGATTGGGGAAGGATAATGCCGTAATTTTTCCGTGACAGTCGTTACAACTTTTGTTGAAGCTAATCCGGAACCGATCATTGTGATTAACGCTAGATCATAGAGCATATGCACGGTGCCAATGCTTGATAACTGATCATAAAGCTCTCGAATCACATCGTCAGAAACGTCATCATCATCGGTGGTAAAGGATACTGTGCTATCTTGAGAAGTGATTAATCCAGGAAGAACATGATGGGTGTCTAGTATAGATAAAATCTTATCGAAGCCCACCGTACTTGAACCGCTGCAGTCTATCGACCATAAACGCTGATGCTGACGTAAAGACAATGCCTTTACACGGGGCTCATGACTCATAATTTTATCCATAGCATAGATCCACGTCCCCCCTTTAGATAAATCAAAAGTTGAGGTGACAAAAATCGGGATGCCAGAGCGCACACAAGGAGAAAGCATCGGTGGGTAAAGAATCTTGGCACCAAATGTGGCAAGATTCTGCATTTCTTCAAAACTCAACTCGGGAATCAGTTGAGCATCTTCAATAATTCTAGGATCCATGGTATAAATACCGTTCACATCGGTATAAATACGCACTTCCTTGGCGTGACTCATTTCTGCAATTAAAGCTCCGGAATAATCGCTACCCCCGCGACCCAATAGTGTGGTTTCCCCAGCAGCATTTGCTCCTATGAATCCCTGGGTAATGTAACAAACATCACTTCGGAAAT
Above is a genomic segment from Chlamydia abortus containing:
- a CDS encoding DUF687 domain-containing protein gives rise to the protein MVVTVSLDGRSSIENISLADSPPPVSNAEASSSQQTAERIHCLTFGEPDVFIGGDVDVFEAVSIFDPNAEIPRAHEVCVTYVNGSAQTLLEAQGESLYLSEVRGEPVRLLYNSGRGGGFCSRLLRRPSVTSSSPICQALLDSLEHFFSHPDNENKHHIIIFYGDGGAIVEEVLHHTPYGERVKVIGIAPTVYVTGSNAAHFRVSGDVTTLFDWSGFTRSEVTTLAYSSGAEGLFFPSVRCPSFIWALRTGQHAPSCELSSESTPQQASNEISLVEIGRGPGAFERLAELLRLGDTSAEAEFNFSPTSRTDILLSSIFCIFRVSGLLQEYIIVSVTYPPDVYVSYIIIFGYTVNLLRYFLLLLTNRRALRDMYRSLRIFAHGLTPLIFLITVLDNLNCVRRYGNPFPILRAVFIVASTLSGSVIFMEVLRHCGRGLRGRIQTSILRGLTGSSQESRTIVRSVDGGRIGAVQAIMGVAHGIFLSITVGILNNIVIQIPSTLGRNNTTDANDTGLYSNYLHNASLAWQTGDVLAVSQTISLFICLIVFIANIIVMVNLVRGNRRR
- the dapA gene encoding 4-hydroxy-tetrahydrodipicolinate synthase, producing the protein MKLLTASVTPFLPDHSIDFLSFENLLRFQERESHGVVLLGSTGESLSMTAKEKESLVSYACSLNLKVPIIVGVPGTSLHEASEWIHTCQSYPIYGFLITTPIYTKPGVHGQTLWFESLLNKANKPAILYNIPSRSGTTLYLDTVRSLAAHPFFYGLKDSGGSIKHCQEYAQMSSDFVLYCGDDGLWPQMYECGARGLISVLSNIWPKEAREWVEDPHHQYRADLWREVSSWLNQTTNPIAIKALLAYKQVIAHNTLRLPLSIQDLQCAESIPEIIKKMAQWKYSCAHV
- a CDS encoding aspartate kinase, which codes for MPPVVYKFGGTSLGTAESIRKVYDIVHKDTPWFIVVSAVAGITDLLDMFCSVSSEYREHIILDIANKHNEIIHDLQLTFSIAPWMEKLQRCMHKEKISLRDRAEILAIGEDISASLFHAFCCSHDFSLEFLEARTVILTDGEYSCATPDIPRMRENWHALNFRSDVCYITQGFIGANAAGETTLLGRGGSDYSGALIAEMSHAKEVRIYTDVNGIYTMDPRIIEDAQLIPELSFEEMQNLATFGAKILYPPMLSPCVRSGIPIFVTSTFDLSKGGTWIYAMDKIMSHEPRVKALSLRQHQRLWSIDCSGSSTVGFDKILSILDTHHVLPGLITSQDSTVSFTTDDDDVSDDVIRELYDQLSSIGTVHMLYDLALITMIGSGLASTKVVTTVTEKLRHYPSPIFCCCQSCMALSLVVPENLAGNVVEQLHNDYVKQKFSVV